A single genomic interval of Astyanax mexicanus isolate ESR-SI-001 chromosome 4, AstMex3_surface, whole genome shotgun sequence harbors:
- the LOC125801088 gene encoding uncharacterized protein LOC125801088 has protein sequence MPWSAEPSDIPAVDQWMRRSEEVWEETHRRIEAVLEQHKQQADRHRREAPLYSPGDRVWLSTRDFRLPEGNKKLSVKFIGPFKIIKRINEVTYRLELPSNYRVCPSFHVSLLKPVIPGPLDETSHGMLPPPPVLMDGGPVYAVERLLDSRRRRGALEYLVDWEGYGPEERSWVTAADVLDPLLVEEFHRSHPSRPAPRPRGRPRRRSPDPGRGRRYRSAATRSLSSVRGSRRGRPRTRGRPRTRAPVQAIPASGSRVRRASGRRGAVPVCRPRPSVLSDSSGGGTVRSLGSPLTHPNSISQNPTGHDVTVSRSLSPNRVTLPRSESPVF, from the coding sequence ATGCCATGGTCAGCTGAACCTTCTGATATCCCTGCTGTAGATCAGTGGATGCGCCGTAGCgaggaggtgtgggaggagactcacagacgtaTAGAAGCCGTGTTAGAACAACACAAACAGCAGGCTGATCGTCATCGTCGTGAGGCCCCGCTCTACTCCCCAGGAGATCGcgtttggctatctaccagggatttccggctccCCGAAGGCAACAAAAAattatcagttaagtttattggcccttttaaaataatcaaaagaatCAACGAAGTTACATACCGTCTTGAATTACCTTCTAATTATCGTGTCTGTCCTTCTTTCCATGTTTCTTTActtaagccggttatccctggtccgctgGATGAGACCTCGCATGGGATGCTGCCTCCTCCGCCTGTGCTCATGGATGGTGGACCCGTCTACGCGGTGGAGCGCCTGTTAGACTCCAGAAGGAGgaggggagccctggagtacctggtTGATTGGGAAGGCtacggacctgaggagagaagctgggttaCTGCAGCAGACGTCCTTGACCCATTGTTGGTGGAAGAATTCCATCGGTCGCATCCGTCTCGTCCAGCACCACGCCCTCGGGGTCGTCCAAGGAGGAGGTCTCCTGACCCTGGAAGGGGTAGGCGCTATAGGTCTGCTGCTACTCGGTCTCTcagttccgtccgcggctccagGAGGGGTCGTCCCAGGACCAGGGGTCGTCCCAGGACCAGGGCTCCTGTTCAGGCTATCCCCGCTTCGGGTTCTCGTGTCCGTCGGGCCTCCGGGCGGAGAGGGGCGGTTCCTGTGTGTCGTCCTCGTCCTTCGGTTCTTTCGGActcctcggggggaggtactgtcaggtctctaggatctcctctcacacacccgaactctatttcccaaaatcccactggccatgacgtcaccgtcagccgctcactctcacccaatcgcgttacgctcccccgttcagagtcacctgtattctaa